One Brassica napus cultivar Da-Ae chromosome C2, Da-Ae, whole genome shotgun sequence DNA window includes the following coding sequences:
- the LOC106416013 gene encoding uncharacterized protein LOC106416013, protein MEEDRKEKNSPWLSVPQFGDWDQKSGGGAMPDYSMDFTKIREMRKQNKRDPSLASFGNEEELIKPPESSAPIAKLTTVHTENKQHFSPDHHHQPHSPSAKRSIFSCFNCCVKA, encoded by the exons ATGGAGGAGGACAGAAAAGAG AAGAACTCTCCATGGCTATCTGTGCCACAGTTTGGTGATTGGGACCAGAAAAGCGGAGGAGGAGCAATGCCTGATTACTCGATGGATTTCACCAAGATAAGGGAGATGAGGAAACAGAACAAGAGAGACCCTTCTCTAGCCAGTTTTGGCAACGAAGAAGAGCTCATCAAGCCACCCGAGTCATCAGCACCAATAGCTAAACTCACAACTGTCCATACTGAAAACAAGCAACACTTCTCTCCGGACCACCATCACCAACCACATTCCCCTTCT GCAAAGAGAAGCATCTTCAGCTGCTTCAACTGCTGCGTCAAAGCTTGA
- the LOC106416968 gene encoding uncharacterized protein LOC106416968: MHQETLHYYNLWKLAVQERDEAKEQLMQSLAEASQLRQLFDTLLLYEEQIRCHQPETKDETTQNCNHNHFPVDSPSRLSSPSPLDFGSSVYSSPLDPTFPSSQMHVVAEKTRDYETVVLEMIGGVLPENGKFFKAVSEAGSLVESMFVTGPVPKWKNPPVLLSSQITVLSNSNAGNWNYGGLEFGSGIPNRSSSGKMSQFGLMS, translated from the coding sequence ATGCACCAAGAAACTCTGCATTACTATAATCTGTGGAAACTTGCTGTCCAAGAAAGAGACGAAGCAAAGGAACAACTGATGCAGTCACTCGCCGAAGCCTCTCAGTTACGGCAACTCTTCGACACCTTACTGTTGTACGAAGAACAAATACGCTGTCATCAGCCAGAAACCAAAGatgaaactactcaaaactgtAATCACAATCACTTCCCCGTAGATTCTCCGTCGCGGCTCTCCTCTCCATCGCCGTTGGATTTTGGCTCGAGTGTCTATTCGTCGCCGTTGGATCCCACCTTCCCGTCGAGTCAGATGCATGTTGTCGCTGAGAAGACGAGGGATTACGAGACAGTTGTGCTGGAGATGATCGGTGGAGTGTTGCCGGAGAACGGTAAGTTTTTTAAGGCGGTTAGTGAAGCGGGATCGTTGGTCGAGTCGATGTTCGTAACCGGTCCGGTTCCGAAATGGAAAAATCCTCCGGTTCTGTTGTCGAGTCAAATAACGGTTTTAAGTAATAGCAACGCTGGGAATTGGAATTACGGTGGTTTGGAGTTTGGTTCGGGGATCCCAAACCGGTCTTCTTCAGGCAAAATGTCACAGTTCGGTTTGATGTCTTAA